TCAGGGAGAACGGGTACCGGTAACTGTCTGCGGGCCCCTTCTTGCTCCTGTTCATGCTTATTACGGAAAACTGGATGAGAAACGCGCCATTCTTGAGATGGCAGCGGCTTCCGGGCTTCCCCTGGTTCCAATGGATTTAAGGGATCCAAGAAACACCACCACCTATGGAACCGGGGAGCTGATAAAGGATGCTTTAGACCGGGGATTTACCGAGATTTCCATTGCAATCGGCGGTTCGGCAACCAATGACGGCGGAATGGGCTGTATGAGGGCGCTGGGAGTAAAATTCCTGGATCCAGAGGGAAGAGAGCTGGAAGGAACGGGAAAGGATCTGGGAAATGTGGCACATATTGATATTTCCGGCCTTCATCCCAGGGTCTCTGAAGTAAAACTGACTGCAATGTGTGACGTCAATAATCCATTATGCGGTAAAGACGGAGCCACCTATACCTTTGGAGAGCAGAAGGGCGGTACGCCACAGGTCCTTGATGAACTGGAAAAAGGTATGCAGAACTACCGGGATGTGTTGATACGGGAACTTGGGATCGATCCAGATAACATGCCTGGTTCCGGAGCGGCAGGAGGCCTGGGTGCGGCGCTTTTGGTATTCCTCCGTGCGGAGTTAAAATCAGGAATTGAAACGGTTCTGGATTTAATTGATTTTGATTCCCGTTTAGAAAATGTGTCCATGGTCGTGACCGGAGAGGGACGGACGGACTGGCAGTCCTGTTTTGGAAAGGTGATACAGGGCATTGGAATGCGGTGTAAAAGAAAAGGTATCCCGGCTGTTGCTCTGGTAGGAGCTATGGGAGAAGGTGCAGAGAAGATATATGACTTTGGGATCTGCTCTATTATGACAACGGTCAATGGGGTCATGGAACTGGATAAGGCCCTTGAACATGCTGAGGACTTATATTATCAGGGAGCCTTACGGATGTTCCGTTTTATAAAAACTGGCATGGCAATACAGGAAAAGGCTGCGGGAATTTGAAACCCGCAGCCTTTTTATGGACACTTGCTAAAAGACAGAAATCCTGTAACGATTAATATTTATAATTATCTTCTTCCGGAGCAGAAACCTCCAATGGGGCAGTTGGCTGGCCGGACGCAGAAGGTGCTTTATCCATCAGCTGGAATTTTTCTACCAGGTATTTTAAATTAAGGGCCTGGGCGGTCAGCTCTTCGGAAGTGGCCGCACTTTCTTCCGATGTTGCGGAGGTGGTCTGTACAACTGCAGAAATCTGGTCAATGCCTGCTGTGATCTGCACCAAAGCATCGGACTGGGCGGCGGATGCTTCCGCAATTTCTGCTACCCTGACGGAAGAAATGTTTGATTTTTCAACCACGAGCCGCAGGGCTTTAGCTGTTTCATCTGCAATTTTAGTTCCGTTTCCAATGGCTGAAATAGAGCTTTCAATAAGAACTGTGGTATTTTTAGCAGCTTCTGCGGACTTGCTGGCCAGATTGCGGACTTCATCGGCAACGACT
The nucleotide sequence above comes from Lacrimispora sp. BS-2. Encoded proteins:
- a CDS encoding glycerate kinase is translated as MKLLFASDSFKGTLSSEQTIELLKKAAAKVFDQVECTGIPVADGGEGTTDAVIAAIQGERVPVTVCGPLLAPVHAYYGKLDEKRAILEMAAASGLPLVPMDLRDPRNTTTYGTGELIKDALDRGFTEISIAIGGSATNDGGMGCMRALGVKFLDPEGRELEGTGKDLGNVAHIDISGLHPRVSEVKLTAMCDVNNPLCGKDGATYTFGEQKGGTPQVLDELEKGMQNYRDVLIRELGIDPDNMPGSGAAGGLGAALLVFLRAELKSGIETVLDLIDFDSRLENVSMVVTGEGRTDWQSCFGKVIQGIGMRCKRKGIPAVALVGAMGEGAEKIYDFGICSIMTTVNGVMELDKALEHAEDLYYQGALRMFRFIKTGMAIQEKAAGI